GTTCATCAAACATATTCTCGCattgattatttttttttagacaAAATACTCCTTCCTTCAGTGAAATTATGTGAATATTCAGCAATAGTCATATCAGACCATGCCCCCCTTTTATTAGACTTGGAATTGCTTCCTAAAAGTGGACAGCGCTCAAATTGGAGATTGAATACTGGGTTATTATCTTCTAATAAATTCTGCGAATTTATTTCTGAGAAAATTAGGCTCTTTATCCTAAATAACAAATCTGACTCTACTTCTCCTTCCCTCCTGTGGGAAACCTGTAAAGCGGTAATTCGCAGTGAGATTATCTCTTACAGTGCCAGGGAACATAAGCAGCAAATACAGAGACAACTTGAGCTGATGGAAGCAATTCGACAAATTGACAGACAGAACCCCTCTTCTCCTAGTCCTGCTCTTCAGACGGAGAGACTCAAGCTCCAAACTGAATTTGATCTTATTTCCACAAACAAAGCAGAGTTTGTTTTAAGGCGCACAAAGAGTACCTATTATGAATATGGGGACAAGGCCAGCCGACTGCTAGCGTTACAACTAAAGCGTCAATCTGCCCACATTCACAAGACATCTTAACTACCACTACGCTGGCGAGGTCAACAGCACGGTCAACAAGGTGGATTGTTCAACAGATATTCTATATGCTCCAAGTCATTTAAGAAGGGATACAGTCCACCGGTCATCCCTTACAGTGATTTGATGTCGAGCATCTCACTGAGTTCTCAAATCAATGGGAGTCGGCACGGAGAACATCCCTCTTTACTTGTCCACTCCAAAGACCTGTGTGTTTGCTTTAGCAGAGTCCAAGTGGTGTAGCCATTATACTTTATTTTCAGACAACAAATAACTGTCTATTGCATTGGCCGGGAATCGGACCCGGGTCTCCCACGTGGCAGATGAGAATTCTACCACTGAACCACCAATGCTGAATTATAAAGCCACCATAGGGCAGTTGAGGCGAAAAGTTCAGCCAACAAAGACTGTTTTTCAAGCAACCACGCTTCTATAGCCAAGTGAGGGCCACCGcgagggcttggactgggacaactatGGTGGTGTCTGTTCTCGAGGACGGCCTCCACAATTACTCTGGTTTCTCTTCAAAGCGTAAAAGTCTTTCGCCTTTTACTAAAGACTTCCGTGGAGAGGAACACCTACGAGTTCAACCTATTTTTGGTAGGCTTGGCCATTTGGCTGAGCATTCTGAGTTTGTGAAAGACAAGAGCAGTCATTAGCACCTGGGCGATCCAAGCTACCCCCAGCGCCTCTGTTACGCCAGGTCAAAAGAGCCGCACCAAGACCTGCGGCGACTGCGCAAAGAGTCCGTCTCCCGCAGCAAACGTGTAGGGTCATCGCTTCTCGGCCTTTTGGCTAAGATCAAGTGTAGTATCTGTTCTTATCAGTTTAATATCTGATACGTCCCCTATACGGGGACTATATATTAAATGGATTTTTAGCACTGGGAGCTGAAAGAGGGGCTTGCCCGGTGCACTCCACGCATCAACCCGGTATTGCAGCGCTGGGAATGGTGCACCCATCTCCCGCCttgtggaaaaacaaacaaagacgcATCTCGAAACCAAAACAGATGGTTTCAATTGAGGGCAGAAACTGCAGCACATCAGCAGCGGATCTTTTTTGGACTCAATGCCAAAGACGTTAAAGGTGACAAATTGAACTTCCTTGGCTCTGGTGCGTGGCACGCAGAGTGAGGCTCACCGCAAGGGACAGAGATATTTCGAGCCCAAAGGAAGGACATGCTCTGGAGAGGACATTGGCACCAGAAAGTCTCTCCTGGAGCCAAGAAGCCACCACACATGCAAGCTGTAGCCAGGTTGTCTTTGACCTTTTCTTCAACACTATAATCAGGGGAGAGCGCGAACGCAGTCCCCCACTACCACAAATTATGCAGTCGAGATTCCCACATTTGGGGAATTCGCAGCGGTCAGCATAGCCGGGGTGCAATGGCCGAGCCTCGCCCTGGGTGAACCACCTTGGTGATCATGGTTTCTCCCCTGCCAGGTAAGTATGAGTTGGACGGGTCAGAGGCAGGGCTGTCTtgcaacgacacaggacacggCGTGGCGGTTCCTGCCTCTGAGCCGGCCAAAGCAGCCCATCAACCACATTTAACCCTAAGCCTTAAAGACAGATAAGGCTTGAAATAGACATAGGTTCCAATCGGGGGCACAGAGTGCAGCACAGCAGCAGGGGTCTTTTTTGGACTCAATGACAAAGAAGCCAAAGGCGAGAGCCACGAACCATGCTAGCGCAGCTTCTGTCTGCAGTTTTCGGCCCATTTAAACCCAGTGTTTTGCTCCCTTTGAGCTCTATGTGTTCTGCTACCATAATACAAAGTTGACCTTGCTCAGAGACCTGGGAATACCCCCCAGATGCAAGGCAATATTGTGTTACTTCGATagcacatataataaaattgGTACGATACAGAGAAGATTAGCATGGCCCCTTCATTGAGGATACTGCCCATTGTTCTCTGTGAAAGCAGGGGagcaagaagaggaaagtgggcCCTGCTCCGCGGAGCGGAAGGTCGGCGGTTCGATCCCCAGCTGTGGCAGAGATGAGGAAGAACTCCCCTCTCAGCCAGCACTGCCTGACACACATGACTCTAAAACAGGGGGTTTTGGTCAATGATGATGATAAACTACAAAGAGTACGGTTTATTATCTGTAAAGTGCtgtaatgaaataataaagaaataaataaagtttccacacaaagttcatttcagagttttattttaaaataaataaagaaagtGGGCCCTGCTCCGCGGAGCGGAAGGTCCGCGGTTCGATCCCCAGCTGTGGCAGAGATGAGGAAGAGCTCCCCTCTCAGCCAGCACTGCCTGACACACATGACTCTAAAACAGGGGGTTTTGGTCAATGATGATGATAAACTACAAAGAGTACGGTTTAGTATCTGTAAAGTGCtgtaatgaaataataaagaaataaataaagtttccacacaaagttcatttcagagttttattttaaaataaataaagataaaaGATCATCATTCCCCCCCCTCTGGGTCCCTTTTTAGTCTTTTCCTCTCCTCCCGCCATTCCTCCACAGTTTTCCCGCCAGCAGCTGCACAGTAAGACACACCTGCAATGCGAGTGTGGCCAGTGTCAATCCTCTTGGGCAGGCCACACTTGCTGCAGGTGTACTGACCCCTCTGCTGGCGGGGTTTGCTCCAGGGCGACGGCCCACCCCTTGCAGCATCAGCCTCCGCCGCCTTCCTCTTCCTGTATGCCGTTGTCCTGGGCACACGGAGAGGAGGAGGCTGAGCAGCAGGGGCAGCCGGGAGCAGTgtcagatgaggaggaggaggaggaggaggggcaaCAGCCATGTGAGGGCCAGCCGGGAGCAGTAACCGTAGACgagtaggaggaggaggaggaggggcagcagccatgcGAGGGCCAGCCGGGAGCAGTgtcagatgaggaggaggaggtcccGGCACCTCCGGGATGTTGTAATTGAAGGGCTGTCCTTGTCCCACCTGTACGAAGGACAGCCCTTTCGCCAGCGGGAGAGGCTGGACAGCCATAGCTACAGCAGGGACGACGCCAGTGTAGCACAGAGACCCCCCTGTCATTCTGGCGCCGAGAGAACCTGTAAGACAAACCCAGGCAGATGTTTTTACGGAAAGAGAAACCCCAGTACGGATTACAAAACCACCAACAAGCTGCAGGTCAGACTCACCACTGGGACAGGGTCCTTTGGTTGAGCTCAAAGAGCTGTATTTCAGTCTGAGCCATCAGCCTCGGGCTGGCCAGCACTGCCTCTCTAATGGCCACGTAGTCCGTTAGGATGAGGAACCACCGAGTCCTCATGATCCCTCCGGACCGCGTGGCCGCGGGGTGGAGACGGCAGAGCTGGCTGCAAATGGCCTCCACCAGGCGGCTGGTGCTGGGCCATGTTGCAGGGCCCGAGTTCAGCCCGAGAAGACAGCTGAGTCACGGAGAGGACAGTGAGGGTTAATAGGCAGCAAATATTTAGTACAGGAAACACGAATATTTGAAGCCAGTCTTACCGTTGGAGACTCTCCTTTCCAGGACAGGAGGTGTTCTTCCCCTTCGCTGCCTTGAACCGCCCCTTCGGCTGCCTCTCCCGGTGTCTGGGAGGGTAGACGACTCGTCGCCTGTCCGGCTCGGGCAGGCGTTGCCAGAGGGCCATGAGGTCGTCCACCCTCTTGTCAGAAAACCCCTGAAGGCTCCTGGCTTCCAGCAGGGCCTTGGCCAGCTTCAGGACATGCTGGTATCCTGGCTGGCCATCAGGACCCTGCATCTCCTCCTGAGGAGAAAaggaaggagggaggaggagagaaggagggaggaggagagaagTGCTGCTGTGGAGTCTTGAATACATATAATTATTGTTATCATTATCAGTAGTAGCAATGTGTTGGTGAACTGACCTCAGAGTCTGAGGAGGACTGCTGAGCAGGAGCCTCAGGGGCCTCGGGAGGGTCCGGTTGGTGAGGGGCGGCCGGGCCGGATGGCTCAGACCTGGGTGCGTCAGCTGGATCACCCGACCGGGCTGCTGCGCTGGTGGAGGGGATATCTGGCTGGAAGACGGTCGGGTCCTCCACGTCTTCCTCGATACCCTCGTCCACCTCCTCCAGCGACTGGATGGCAGCAGCCTCGTCCGGAATGTCGGGGTCCAAGCTGACGTCCTCAAGCACTTTGCCCGTCTGCCTGTACAGGAACTCCACCCCGATGAGCTCCCCTGTCACGCGGCAAAAAGACAGGAAGCAAAGGATTTGCAAAATGCTCCTTTTCCTCTCAGTTATGATGTCTGAACAAAGTGAACAGGTTTCACATCACCCACCTGTGTACTCGGCAGGCTTGGTGAAGTCCTTAACCAGCTGACAGCCAAGCACCCTTTGGCTCTTCTGGTTAAGGACGTGCTTGAGGTGACCACTGTAGGAGCGCAGAGGCTCCACCTCGCCCGAAGCTGCCGCTGCGCGGTCCTCATTCCACCTCACCAGTCCATCGACCAGGAACGCCTGGAAGTGCTTGGCACTCGCCTGCGTCCCTGAGGAAGCAGGTATCGGATCAGAAATTAATTGACATTTGCGTGAAATGTGAATTCATGATAGACTTTATCACAAGCTGTACCTGGGATGAACCGGTTGAGGTGGAGGTGGAAGGACTCCAAAGACGTGGAGCCCCTCCCGCAGCGATAGACCGGCAGGATGACTCCGCCCTTTGTCTGCCTGCCGGTCTGCGTGTACAGCTGCACGCCAGGTGGGTCCTGGATGCAGCTGAGGTGGGGCCTCTGCGTACTCCAGATGTCCTGGATGCGGAGAGGGTCGAGCAACGGGATGTCCAGGGTGTCGCGTCCTGCCGTACCGCCGAAGGTTTGGAGGAGGTCCTGGATAAGGAGTGCCGTCTCTTCCGCTCCACGCGTCCGACGACGGCAGTGGAGCCTCCACTCCTCCCTGGTGATCCTCCGGATCACCTCGGCGTCGGTCAGGCCGACCATCCCGTGCTTCCCCTCCAGCTGGGACTGCTTGGCTTCAATGAGACGGCGGGCATCTCCAGAGTCCACCTCGAAGATGCAAAGCGACAGCTGCCTCATGAAGGCGGGGTACAGCTCGTGGCTCTCGGTGGTGACACCTGATGCGAAACGTCGCATCAGGTGCCAGATGTCCAGTCTCACCACGAGCTGTCCCCACTCCTGTGAAAAGGAAACAAAAGTCTGTCTGATTATTGGAGTACCATTTCTCTTTTTACGATGTTGTAATTATCTTGACCAACACCTAGCGTGGCTTTGGTCGATAGTCGTTTTGTGTAAGATAAATAATATTGCTATAATTCTACTATGATTATCAATACTAGTATTGCCAGACCTGAAACAAGGCAGCTGTCTTCGACACGCCGACTCTTTTGCAGCAGTCCCGATCTACGTAGATCAGCTGGGGGGGTGGTACCCCGGCGAGTCGGTACCGCCTCATCAGTCCGGCCGCCATACTGGACAGGCCCTCGGCGCCCTCGGAGCAGGTGAGGACGCTGATGAGGACCTGCCCGTACTCGTTACCAACATTGGTAACCCAGGCGGCCGTGTCGGAAGCGGTACCGGCGAGCTTCTTCGTCAcctggacagagagagagagagagagagagagagagagagatttcaAATGTGACCGCATAAACACACGGCAACTGTAAGAAAAACATGAGATTGTGCCAAACTATACTGACCTTCTTGGTGGAATCCATCTTCAGGATGGATCCGAAGGTGGACGTGATCCTGGCCTTGTACTCATCCAGCCGCGTCAGTATATCGTATCCGTATCGTATTATTTTATAGGAGCGAACGGTAGCAGCTGGATGCCTGAAATTCTTCACGAGTGTACTACATATAGCGGGGAACATTTGCTGTGAATATCAATTGCGTCACTCAAATGCTtgattttatataaatattattcCAATGAAAAGCTAATTTGTCCAAAAGTGCTACTAATTCATATATTTTGATAACAACGTCTGATCGGTTCGGGCTCAATGGCTATTCCCCACCGCTAATTATTCCGCATCCAATGGTACCCTCCTTGAGTCTCTAGGACTTCAGGGGGCGGAGCTAGGGCAGTCAGACGCCAATGTCAGTAATGCATGATGGCAtttgattgaaaaaaagttcTGGGTGGGCTAGGGTGCCCATATTTCCCTATTTAGAGGCCCCCTGTGAAAAAATCTCTTCtatctctttagcccttttcaaagtactttaaacactcacggagcaatgcggcttctcaaaaggccttaacggaaggttttgttacattttaagccgtaacctttgacatttattCGCACCAGAAGCATCCATCTGCATCTTCTCTGCGATAcggttaaaatgacatcaagctcAAAGCCGTCGGACCTTCTCATGTATAGTTACTCATGTGTAGTCCAGTGTATAGATAGATAACTGTTTTCTCTTTTATGATCCaacaggaggaggtggaggaggaggaggaggaggaggaggaggaggaggaggaggagggggaggagaaggaggaggaggaggaggagggggaggagaaggaggaggaggaggagggggaagagaaagaggaggagaagGGAGATGAGAGTGGGACCAGGAGGAGAAGTCCAAGGATGACCAGGAGCCGGGCTGGAAAGGTAGTCAAAATgtcacaattaaaaaaaatatagtaaaatatagcATTAAAGATGTTGATTTTCTTTGAGATTAAAAACTGTTAAAATAACACAATATGACTATGTATGAATCCCAACATGACAAGTTCATTACAAATTGCTTTATGTTTTGTGTGCCAACAGAGGAAGTGCAGGGTGGTGTTGTCCCCGCTGAAGATCAGCCCAAGAAAATGGCCACGGAAGGACTCCAGGGTCCGGCGCAGTCGTCCTGCCCGGAggagaatataattcaatgttcTCCAATGTACACACTGTGCTGTTTTttgtataaataaatgttttacattCTTCCAAGTAGTATTCTGGACATTTCTTTATTAGTTCTGCTAAGTCATGTTGTATGTTTTAGGTGTCTAGCTCTGATACACAGTGGAGTTTAATATTACATATTATGTATAAGTAATTtaatataatcacacaaattatgtgttttatatttaataatgccTAAATGAATAAACCTATAATAATAACTACTGCtaacataccctagggaccagatGGTACactggttggacatttactaccggccgcggtctGCCTAGTGCCAGGGTAGTTGTGTCCATATAACCGACCgcaatgcatagcgggaagtcggttatatagacatcaacaaaataagtgtttaactagtttatgcggggaaaagagtgctcaaaatcggattaaacaggccatttcaaacacacctcacgactcccatcaaaagtgattgaaatgtacaggaatctgtccatttcaatcacatttgacgacccgtccagggtgactttcttacccacgaattagtgtctgaaagccgggtaagattactttaaacacagggtgcacatggctgtattacccagcaattagtgtgtgaaagctgggtaaatttgctgtgaatttaagggagatatgggcatttcaaacagggagatgtacaggcctttattaccccggatttagtgtctgaaagccgggtaagattactttaaatgcagggtgcacatggctgtattacccagcaatcagtgtgtgatagctgggtaagattgctgtgaatttaagggagatatggccctttcaaacacacctcacgactcccatcaaaagtgattgaaatgtacaggactctgtccatttcaatcacatttgacgacgcatgcagggtgactttcttacccacgaattagtgtctgaaagctggataagattactttaaatgcagtgtgcacatggctgtattacccagcaattagtgtgtgaaagatgggtaagattgctgtgaatttaagggagatatggccctttcaaacacacctcacgactcccatcaaaagtgattgaaatgtacaggactctgtccatttcaatcacatttgacgacgcatgcagggtgactttcttacccacgaattagtgtctgaaagctgggtaagattactttaaatgcagtgtgcacatggctgtattacccagcaattagtgtgtgaaagatgggtaagattgctgtgaatttaagggagatatggccctttcaaacacacctcacgactcccatcaaaagtgattgaaatgtacaggactctgtccatttcaatcacatttgacgacctgtGTAgagtggctttcttacccattaggtacaccgacaaaggcacctcttcggggccgctccaagacccccaaaacacggactgaggagctccaggatccctcccatgtacctccagaacctcgagcaccttgggtccccgggcccccgaacttaagcactcccccacggactaaaccaagatgatcacaccctcaagaatctcgtgcccctgggaatcttaaagggggggtgtattttgcggtgctttgccgtccgcccatcggcacccatagtcggccttcttcacagcagcagcacccaacctccatggaggatttttctcgtgcccctggcaacacttaaagggggtctactttgcggtgctttaccgtccgcccatcggcacccatagtcggccttcttcacagcagcagcacccaacctccatggaggatttttctcgtgcccctggcaacacttaaagggggtctactttgcggtgctttaccgtccgcccatcggcacccatagtcggccttcttcacagcagcagcacccaacctccatggaggatttttctcgtgcccctggcaacacttaaagggggtctactttgcggtgctttaccgtccgcccatcggcacccatagtcggccttcttcacagcagcagcacccaacctccatggaggatttttctcgtgcccctggcaacacttaaagggggtctactttgcggtgctttaccgtccgcccatcggcacccatagtcggccttcttcacagcagcagcacccaacctccatggaggatttttctcgtgcccctggcaacacttaaagggggtctactttgcggtgctttaccgtccgcccatcggcacccatagtcggccttcttcacagcagcagcacccaacctccatggaggatttttctcgtgcccctggcaacacttaaagggggtctactttgcggtgctttaccgtccgcccatcggcacccatagtcggccttcttcacagcagcagcacccaacctccatggaggatttttctcgtgcccctggcaacacttaaagggggtctactttgcggtgctttaccgtccgcccatcggcacccatagtcggccttcttcacagcaccacctgccctgctggaggttcacactttaactttttttaccctcttctaccttacaaatcatcccacacttgagcactcctcactcggactaaacacctccatgctaccaccagaaccagaatatcgtgcccctggggatcttaaaggaaaaaaacccatagtgggctttaaaaacagaacacttagtaattttaacaaactttatttacaataatattgacagtaataaatacattcaaacaggatataacgtatttacaaggggactgattacaacaacacactgcatatttacaagttgatcactggcaacagtgggtgaagttggggcagagtatggcaccctctcttcacccatgtcttAGGGGCTGTGTTtggccagtgactggtccctcttcgggacatgtcttggtagggagtcttggtagggagccgggctgtgctcctctccagagctgtcactgtcgatgtcaatacccgcaaaagtgtcttcatttcccgctgctgctgctgtcgatgccgccgccgctgcttgcagtgactctgtgaagagcaaccgaatgtccgcagcctccttcaaagaaggattattcgcgtaaaatttgtccgcagttgcagtgttgtgacacatgaaatcactcactctttggcggttgcctttgtcttgaaacctcttcgcattatcggcgtggactgtgcggaggtcggtgaagttaatgggaccgtggagccccacatcagcccatgccaacctcagggagtaggcaagcttcctgaacggctagaaagtaacggctctgggtgcaggtcagcgtacccttaatttccagccacctcttcatccatccaaattcttctacggtgaggtacagctgcgcttccccgaacgcgttggccatcttgtggttgcttacctgttatgacagagttagagagtgtcaatacaatgtcaatcatgcatataactgccagaataaatgcattgattaatagcactcacatgaaccaggtagccgaaggcagtgccagttgtatccgcctttcggacctcggcgttggtcatgttggagtagacccccggacggtggccgtaaatgcagctccaatgaagagtcatatacccatagagcagGTTCCGGGttgcggtagtcggattgctggccatcacatccaggagctgagggatgcgagtggtggtcgaagtcaagcatgtcattaggtcgttgtggctcggcagaccttccatcttgtcacgcttcacttgcatctggtggataagtacttttctcttcagggacttcaggatggcaactacttcccgtttgattaaaatcatgtcggtttggctgagcctgctccccttgcacggtgtgtcggccatgtacttgagaaagtgtgatatattcttgatgtagaagtcggaggtcgtgacctgaaggcttgacttcatcaggctccgggaccacccgcgtatcctcttgagatccctcaaaaagagccagtcagacaggcgattgaaaccgtgtgccatgaaactgaggaacgacttcactctgcttagtttggagactgtgttttcctggagtctcactggtgggtcgatacctgcataatgctcccggtatccttgcagataatcctctgtgaaatataaacagtactttaatgacaacacatggtgtgttacagaaactgcatgtgtcacatagccaaCACACTTACCCATAATCCGTGGGAATGTgatgtcccgcattatatttccccggcccctgccccagaaccagggggaatttatgggaggggaggttgacgaggcctcggtatgcatggatgcaggctctgaggagctggatgaatgggtgtgagagccagtgggggacttgctgcaggcgggaatgggagacttgctgcaggagggacctttcgacttggacagcctcgttggtgtcgactctgtTCGGGTtcgtttcttcagaatgacccgctctcgttcctccccatcgaacgcgggcatgtccccggcccgctgatccatcctctgtcgcttgtgctttatcctctgctgcaacttgcagcgcagggatttcacctcagcagcatatatgtcccgctgagccctcactgcgttTGCCTCCAGCCTCTattctttgcagtccgggttgtcacattcattcaccggggacaagggtggaggttgtgacagtatatcgttgtctgccaccgtgtcaacagcccaagcggtaatcatttctatggtggggtttgtcattcggagttcataaagctccttcttggccactgtcattttcattttattttgaaccacatgtagttcctcccgggccagctcaacatggtctctggccaagtggcgatccagccttgtgccgcggtactcgcatcccagaatggtacagggatggagcctaatgttggtccgtccgttggccaacaacagcagaatttttctttcatccaagttacgcacaccatggcGCCTCTGcaggtgcttgctcagggcacggtaggaactattacagatcggacaacggaccgccatccgacctgtattcttgagcatttcagtaccgggaaatgtcaccagaatcgtgggtaaaaaagaaggaagcgtgaaaagactcacgaaagGTGCACTCAGCTTATCTTCAAATcggtgtttgttttcatttgcatcatggtgcggtgtcccatttaggcactcgttaggcgggcagagatccctgtaatctcccctcacgttcctccagagtctggttctcccaaaggatacccgacagtttcgggtacgacaacgtggggataacagtatcctccggggaggcattgaacccctctcacctgcccccagaggaggcaggggagtcaggtacccagagggcgcacggtggacggccagggcgaggccgccacaccgcgctggagtcagggtcccggtgaggcgcaggacggagcacccggcagtagcctccagcagacccccgcgcggttccctcgtccctcggaagaggtggagaggcggaggggtgggtgttttcatctgctggcgggttgccggggagAACGCCCTtaacgttttgtgagaaccatgattgggggtcatACAGGCAACCATGttagccgaaaatagtgtctcgttattccgtgaaaactccccttgaattcctccagagaccagtttcaCAACTTAAAGttgtgtgagaaccatgattgggggtcctccaggcaaccattttagccgaaaatagtgtctcgttattccgtgacaactcccattgcatttctccagagtcggaaaaagtacaactcaacttttggaagaaccagagaaaagggtgaaaatggatatattgtatccgaaaatagtgttccaaaaggcgggtagagtcccctgacaactccccatacctttctccagggtgggaaaaagtgtaagtcaacttttggaagaaccagagaaaagggtgaaaatggataaattgtatccga
The sequence above is drawn from the Pseudochaenichthys georgianus chromosome 22, fPseGeo1.2, whole genome shotgun sequence genome and encodes:
- the LOC117467489 gene encoding uncharacterized protein translates to MAAGLMRRYRLAGVPPPQLIYVDRDCCKRVGVSKTAALFQEWGQLVVRLDIWHLMRRFASGVTTESHELYPAFMRQLSLCIFEVDSGDARRLIEAKQSQLEGKHGMVGLTDAEVIRRITREEWRLHCRRRTRGAEETALLIQDLLQTFGGTAGRDTLDIPLLDPLRIQDIWSTQRPHLSCIQDPPGVQLYTQTGRQTKGGVILPVYRCGRGSTSLESFHLHLNRFIPGTQASAKHFQAFLVDGLVRWNEDRAAAASGEVEPLRSYSGHLKHVLNQKSQRVLGCQLVKDFTKPAEYTGELIGVEFLYRQTGKVLEDVSLDPDIPDEAAAIQSLEEVDEGIEEDVEDPTVFQPDIPSTSAAARSGDPADAPRSEPSGPAAPHQPDPPEAPEAPAQQSSSDSEEEMQGPDGQPGYQHVLKLAKALLEARSLQGFSDKRVDDLMALWQRLPEPDRRRVVYPPRHRERQPKGRFKAAKGKNTSCPGKESLQRCLLGLNSGPATWPSTSRLVEAICSQLCRLHPAATRSGGIMRTRWFLILTDYVAIREAVLASPRLMAQTEIQLFELNQRTLSQW